The following proteins are co-located in the Marinomonas profundi genome:
- the lnt gene encoding apolipoprotein N-acyltransferase, with protein MSMSHPDSTNAKTGWAPRLITKVSKLPPYFIGLIGIVAGAVGVTSFSPFHFWPGYFISLIVFSLLILTSTTAKAAGWRGSSVALGFFGAGVSWVYVSIAEYGQVGSLIAGLITFAFVAVLCAFWAFSAWLAWRMSQRLPLLPASLWITLALLLGEFARSTLFTGFPWLLPGYAIENTWLFELLPIGGIWLTSSILVLTSSVIASVLLKKNHQWTLLCVLLIIWLGAAFLNYSPISWVQQTGTLKTTLIQGNVKQDEKWLAQTAGQSLAYYQQATIEHLDSELVVWPETAVTYTYPQIKPYFASFSQELANSNTTLITGIPDVSEDKQNYYNAIWATGDGFGLYYKRRLVPFGEYIPFAEYIGPILDVFGMPMSSFKSGDENQPVLQVGEWGIAPFICYEIVYAEQVRRMVRDSDFLITISNDAWFGTSFGPWQHLQIAQFRAKESGRYVIRATNTGITAFINEKGAVVAQAPQFERTTLTANAKAFTGNTPYVLWGYWPTLLLLGICVVFTYLNGLILNRKNR; from the coding sequence ATGAGCATGTCTCACCCCGACTCAACCAATGCGAAGACGGGGTGGGCGCCTCGTTTAATAACGAAAGTATCCAAGCTTCCGCCCTATTTCATCGGTCTTATTGGCATTGTTGCTGGCGCTGTTGGCGTCACCAGCTTTTCGCCCTTTCATTTTTGGCCAGGCTACTTCATTAGCCTGATTGTTTTCAGCCTTCTTATTTTAACCAGCACCACGGCAAAAGCCGCCGGTTGGCGTGGCTCATCGGTCGCGCTGGGATTTTTTGGCGCGGGCGTGTCTTGGGTTTACGTCAGTATTGCCGAATATGGGCAAGTTGGTAGCCTAATAGCGGGACTCATCACGTTCGCATTCGTGGCGGTGCTCTGTGCTTTTTGGGCTTTTTCCGCTTGGCTGGCTTGGAGAATGAGCCAGCGCTTGCCGTTGCTACCTGCCAGTCTGTGGATCACGCTAGCGTTACTATTAGGGGAATTTGCTCGCAGCACACTTTTCACCGGCTTCCCTTGGCTGTTGCCCGGTTACGCCATTGAAAACACTTGGCTGTTTGAGCTTTTACCCATAGGCGGCATTTGGCTAACCAGCAGTATCCTGGTGTTAACCTCTAGCGTCATCGCCAGTGTTTTGCTGAAAAAGAACCACCAATGGACGCTACTGTGCGTCTTGCTGATTATCTGGCTAGGCGCAGCCTTTTTAAATTATTCGCCTATTTCTTGGGTGCAGCAAACAGGCACACTCAAAACCACCTTGATACAAGGCAATGTCAAACAAGATGAAAAATGGTTGGCGCAAACCGCTGGGCAATCACTTGCTTATTACCAGCAAGCGACGATTGAACACCTAGACAGCGAATTGGTCGTCTGGCCAGAAACCGCCGTCACTTACACTTACCCACAAATTAAGCCCTATTTTGCCTCCTTTAGCCAAGAACTGGCCAACAGCAACACCACATTAATCACTGGTATTCCCGACGTTAGTGAAGATAAGCAAAATTATTACAATGCTATTTGGGCAACGGGCGATGGTTTTGGTCTTTATTATAAACGCCGACTGGTTCCCTTTGGCGAATACATCCCTTTTGCCGAATACATAGGCCCTATTCTGGATGTGTTTGGCATGCCCATGTCGAGCTTTAAATCAGGCGATGAAAACCAGCCGGTTCTGCAAGTGGGCGAATGGGGCATTGCGCCGTTTATCTGTTACGAAATTGTCTATGCCGAGCAGGTAAGGCGAATGGTAAGAGACAGTGATTTTCTTATTACGATTAGTAACGATGCGTGGTTTGGCACCTCGTTTGGCCCTTGGCAACATTTGCAAATAGCCCAATTTAGAGCCAAAGAATCGGGTCGCTATGTGATCCGCGCCACCAATACAGGCATTACGGCGTTTATCAATGAAAAAGGTGCCGTGGTCGCTCAAGCGCCACAATTTGAAAGAACCACTCTCACCGCCAACGCCAAAGCCTTTACGGGTAACACGCCATATGTGCTATGGGGTTATTGGCCGACGCTATTACTGCTGGGGATTTGCGTGGTATTTACCTATTTAAACGGCTTAATTCTAAACCGCAAAAACAGATAA